A genomic stretch from Pseudomonas sp. MUP55 includes:
- the glp gene encoding gephyrin-like molybdotransferase Glp, translating into MNPVDKPGKTGALMPVEEALQRLLDMAGATPILEREAVSLAQCDGRVLAQDLVSTLDLPPWPNSAMDGYALRMADWAGEPLPVSQRIFAGNAPEPLAPGTCARIFTGAPVPQGADCVQMQENATIHSDARVSFSEPLHAGQNIRPQGQETTVGELVLPAGTRLGPIELGLAASLGRDRLDVVRRVRVAVLSTGDELIEPGLPLGPGQIYNSNRRVLCSWLTRMGCEVIDAGILPDDLEQTRARLADLNGVDLILSTGGVSVGEADFLGIALREEGELALWKLAIKPGKPLTFGHFRGVPVIGLPGNPASTLVTFALLARPYLLRRQGVQDVAPLRFNVPVGFVWPKPGNRREYLRGRIEQGKAIIYGNQSSGVLRSAAWAQGFVEVLEGTTLVPGDQVNFIPLSDMLN; encoded by the coding sequence GTGAATCCCGTGGATAAGCCCGGCAAGACCGGCGCCTTGATGCCGGTGGAAGAGGCCTTGCAACGTTTGCTGGACATGGCCGGCGCCACGCCGATCCTTGAGCGCGAAGCGGTGAGCCTGGCCCAATGCGATGGCCGCGTATTGGCACAAGACCTGGTCTCCACCCTCGATCTGCCGCCCTGGCCCAACAGTGCCATGGACGGCTACGCCCTGCGCATGGCGGACTGGGCTGGCGAGCCTTTGCCGGTCAGCCAGCGCATTTTCGCCGGCAATGCGCCTGAGCCGTTGGCCCCTGGTACCTGCGCACGCATCTTTACCGGCGCGCCGGTACCCCAGGGTGCCGACTGCGTGCAAATGCAGGAAAACGCGACCATTCACAGCGACGCACGCGTGAGTTTCAGCGAGCCGTTGCACGCGGGTCAGAACATCCGCCCTCAAGGCCAGGAAACCACGGTCGGCGAATTGGTGTTGCCCGCCGGTACGCGCCTGGGCCCGATCGAGTTGGGCCTGGCTGCTTCGCTGGGGCGTGATCGCCTGGACGTGGTGCGGCGTGTGCGGGTGGCCGTGCTGTCGACCGGCGATGAACTGATCGAACCCGGCTTGCCGCTGGGACCTGGGCAGATCTACAACAGCAACCGCCGTGTGCTGTGCAGCTGGCTGACGCGAATGGGCTGCGAGGTAATCGATGCTGGCATTCTGCCGGACGACCTTGAACAGACCCGCGCACGCTTGGCTGATCTCAATGGCGTCGACCTGATCCTGTCCACCGGTGGTGTGTCTGTAGGGGAGGCGGATTTTCTGGGTATTGCCCTACGTGAAGAGGGCGAGCTGGCGCTGTGGAAGCTGGCGATCAAGCCGGGCAAGCCGCTGACCTTCGGGCATTTTCGTGGCGTGCCGGTGATTGGCTTGCCTGGCAATCCTGCGTCCACCCTGGTGACCTTTGCCTTGTTGGCTCGGCCTTACCTGCTGCGCCGCCAAGGTGTGCAAGACGTTGCGCCGCTGCGTTTCAACGTGCCAGTGGGGTTTGTCTGGCCCAAGCCAGGAAACCGGCGCGAGTACCTGCGCGGGCGTATCGAGCAGGGCAAGGCGATCATCTACGGCAACCAGAGCT
- the moaB gene encoding molybdenum cofactor biosynthesis protein B, whose amino-acid sequence MKAKADAPFVPLNIAVLTVSDTRTLDTDTSGQVFVDRLTAAGHTLAERVLLKDDLYKIRAQVAHWIAEDVVQVVLITGGTGFTGRDSTPEAVSCLLDKQVDGFGELFRQISVADIGTSTVQSRALAGLANGTLVCCLPGSTNAVRTGWDGILAEQLDNRHRPCNFVPHLKQAQPCESRG is encoded by the coding sequence ATGAAAGCCAAGGCTGATGCGCCCTTCGTACCTCTGAATATCGCTGTACTGACCGTCAGCGACACCCGCACCCTGGACACCGACACCTCGGGCCAGGTCTTCGTCGATCGCCTGACCGCCGCCGGCCACACCTTGGCCGAACGTGTGCTGCTCAAGGATGACCTCTATAAAATTCGCGCCCAGGTGGCCCACTGGATCGCCGAGGACGTGGTGCAGGTCGTGCTGATCACAGGCGGCACCGGCTTCACCGGCCGCGACAGCACGCCCGAGGCCGTGAGCTGCCTGTTGGATAAACAGGTGGATGGTTTTGGCGAGCTGTTCCGCCAGATATCGGTCGCCGATATCGGCACATCCACCGTTCAGTCCCGCGCCCTGGCCGGGTTGGCCAATGGCACCCTGGTGTGCTGCCTGCCGGGCTCCACCAATGCCGTGCGCACCGGTTGGGACGGGATCCTTGCCGAGCAACTGGACAACCGTCATCGGCCCTGCAACTTCGTACCCCACCTCAAGCAGGCCCAACCCTGTGAATCCCGTGGATAA